The DNA region GATATGCTGATTTGATTTCATTGGAGGTCGCAGATGGCTGAATTCCCAAAATATCGTAATAATTCTTTCTTGGGCCTTTGGATGAAGTCCCACTGTTTGAACTACCACCAGAAGAACTCCCCGCCAAATAATCTCGCAAAGTAACTTCTTCTTCCAACAACTTATCATAAAGCTCAAGCAAAGAAGTCATATCACCAAAATCAAAGCGTGATGCTTTGTAATCATTAAAGTCGGCTTCAATCTCAGACAAGGTCACCAAATCATCGTCAGTTTCTGCTCTTTCTCCTGCCTGAATAAGTAACTCGAAGCAAGTTGCCAACAAATCATCGGTCTTTTTGTAAAGCTCAGCAAATTCAGGGAACTTTTTTCTCGTTTTCTGAATTTTGAGTCGTAAAGGAATAAAGTCAAAACCTTGCTCCCTTACCTGATCCAAGAAATCTTCAGCCGTTTCATCAATAACAGCTTCCAACGGCAGAAGATGCTTGAAGGGTTCTTTGATTCTTTTTTTTCTTGCTCGAAATTGACCAAGCTCTTTCTTTAAAATTTTTGATTGCTCCTTCTTTGCAATTGCCGGGATAAGTTGTGGTAACAAAGAGAAAATGCCAAACAATATCGCTGACTGCCAGCCATCTCGACCATGTATAATTGGTCTCGCACCACTTCCATTCTTCATCGCCCGAATGCCACTCTTGTCAAAAACAGTAGGATGGCTACGAACAATAATTCTGATCCCTATCCAAACTAGTAAAATAACGCCTAAAAATAGCAAAATTTTATATAACATTTAGGCCTCCACGAGCATATATTTTAAATGAACAATTGACAGTATATTCAATTTAACCATACTACTTCTGACTAATTTGTCAACCCTCAAAACAAACCAAATTTTTTGATTCGTTAGAAAAGGGAGGACAGCATTTGAAACTGTCCTCGTAGTTTCTTACCGAAATCCCATAAAGAAACCATCATCAATACTGTTGCAATGCTTGCATTCACCGTTTCTACCTTCAGGATAGAGGAACGGGGTCATTTCACGCTTACACCGGTGACAAAACCTCTTTGAACTCTCTTTTTTCTCCTTAACACCCAAACACGTGCAAAGAGTTTTCAGATAGTGACAATTCTTACACAATAGTAAATATCCCATGTTTTCTCCTTTGTTAAAATTATCAATTATCTCCATCTATTCAAATTATACGTCTAAATAACTATGAAATATACTGAAAAACTTACGAAAGAGAACAATGCGTAAATTTAGCAAAATCATCCAAACATATAATCAATAATACTCATTTCTATTGACATTAAATTAAATTTATGTTAAGGTTGTTGGTCTAATCAGCAATGATTAATTGAATTTTGAAAACTATAACCCAAGGAGGAAACATGTTTTTTCAGGCTGAATTTTCTCAGTTGATCCCCTGGCCCAAGAAAACTGCCGGACAATGGTTCAGAAATCTTTCTGGAAATAGTAAGCTGGGTTATCAGCTCTATTCCGCAATGCGTCACGTACTAGGAATCTTTCCTCTTTTGAGCGTGAACAAGGTTATTCTGTTTAGGGTTAATGGTGCAGATATACCATTTCCAAAAAACAGCGAAGGTGTTCAGTTGTCACAATTGTTCAACCTGATTGGCCAGGCAGAAGATCAAAATGATAACCCTCTACAACTTCGAGTCATCCTCACGCAGTTCAATGCGCCTCTGAGCATCACATACAATGTGCATATTTGCATTGATGACGGTGCTTGCCGAATCAGTATTCATACGCACGGTCAGATGCAATTGCCAACGCTTGACGGCCATGAACAGTTTGTACAGAAAATCAAACTGTGCCTACCCGAATACGCGCACGCTGGGCTTCTCAGGTTTGGCGACTGCCAAGTCGCTCTGGTTTCCAACTTCAATCAGCTCTACGGAACAAGAATTGAGGCTGGATATCAGACCGTTGGGATTGTTCCCAATCTAAAGGTCAAGGCAAAGTCTTTTTACGAAAGGGACTTTTCCAATCAAGCGAACTTCGAGTGTTACGCACCACCGGTTTACCAAACACTTGGGACATCACCACCATATATTCTGGACGGCATTGACCCGTTCGAGTATTTGTTCTGGTTCCTATCGCTTGATCATCTAATTCTAGGAATTGATCCAAACGATCTACTGTACCACGACCCAGCTGGTAATGCTGTTACTATGGAAGATGCACAAACAGCGTTGGATGAATTCAACCAGCAGTCCCCTACGGAATTCATGCGCACACGTATCGAAGCTGGTGAACACGCCAGACTGAATCCAGTCGTTGGCAAGCCACCACATCTCAAGCTGGTGTCTAGCAACGGCGAAGAGACGTAGACAAACACAAATCCCACTATTCACGAATAGTGGGATTTTTTATTACACAGAAAACTTCTTGCGAAAAGATTTTTCCAAAGCGGATTCATCATCCCGTTCCATTAACGCTGTAAAAATATGAATGGCAGCTTTATCGCTTGGATCCACAATATTTGGATAAAATGAAAAAACGTTCTCACAAGTTATCGCATTTGCTTCAATTATGCCTAGAATCACTTCTTTTCCAAATTCCCGTACCTCAGAAGGTCCCATCCTAATTAATGATGCAGCCTGATCAATATCAAGCATACTTGAGTATACACTTCTTAAAATCTGCAGAGCCCAACCTATATTATCAGATGTTTTGAACGCATCTAAATAACTAATAAGAACTTCTGCTGATAGTTCAACACCAAACTTATCTGCAAGAATTTCTCTTATAATTGCTCTGTCTTCAAGCCCTTCAGATTCATCCTTTTCATAGGCTGGTTCAAAAGATAATAGCAATTCCATTAAATGCTTAAAATTGTACTTTCTTTTATCAATTGACAAAGCCAACTCGGTGGCTCGATCAGAATCTGCTCGGTTCATCTGAACAAGAACTCCAACAAAATCGTTTCCCATGACATCCTCCTCGTTTGGATTCGCGATTTTCACGAATATTTAAACTTAACAAAAGAAAACCCCAGTGTCAATAGGAGTTTTCTTTAATCTTAAAACTTTACTCTTCTAACTACTTATCCCAACAAAAATTATTCCCGAAATGGCCAAACTCAGCAGTTTGTTCAAATTGAGGCTTTTTCAACTCTAATAAAGTAATAATCCCTTTAGGAGTTAAATCATAACCTTGTACATTCTCTTTGCGACCATCAATTTCCACAGTCGCCATTACCGGTTCAGCTACTCCAATTGAATAAGCTAAATGGCAAATAACTTCTTTGGCATTATTTTTTTGTAAATAATCAACAGCAATTTTTCTGGCCATGTAAGCAGCGGAACGATCGACTTTGGACGGATCCTTGCCTGAAAATGCACCACCTCCGATAGGAATTCGTGGACCATAGTTATCCACAATCAATTTCCGACCAGTTACACCAGCATCTGCCTCAAATCCTCCTTGTGACCAATCACCAGCTGGATTAACATAAATTTTAAGGTTTTCACTTACATTTTTGTCTTTTAACCATTCTTCAACCAGCCCCTTCATTTCTTCTGCTCGAGCATGCTGAAAGCTGGCCACGACAGTTGAAATTAAATTGTTTTCTAATGTAATTTGAGTTTTGCCATCAGTTTTGTATTTAGAAAATAATACTCGACACAAATCACGTGAAAGCTTTACCTCCAAAGGAATTAATTCCGGAGTTTCACTGCAAGCATATCCAACCATGATTCCCTGGTCACCAGCACCACCCGGATCAACTCCTCGGGCAATATCTGGAGATTGCTGAACTAAATTGACACTAACTTGATATTGATCTCCAGCAATTCGTTTAGCAATTTTTTCCGCATCAAAAACCGCACCGGAAGTAATCTCTCCGGTAATTGTAATAACTCCATGCCCCCCCATTGTCTCTACTGCAACCCGTGAATGTGGGTCTTGCGATAAACAAATATCTAAAATAGCATCGGAAACACGATCACAAATTTTGTCTGGGTGCATTGGTGAAACTGACTCTGCTGTACGTAACATAAATTCTTTGGCCGCGATGTAACCAGAAATAGTTTTTGGTTTTGTTGCAGCTTAATACTTAAATAAAAAATACTCTTTCATCACGAAAAAGTATAATAATTGAATAATTATTTATCTTTCCCGTGCTGGGCTAGAATTGACACCTTCTTGAATTACCTTCAAGGGTTGTCGACAGGTCATCGGGCTATATCCCTCACTGTACTCTTGATAAATGGTTAAATTGTATATATATAATATTACACTAAAATTAATTTTATTACAAATTTTTTAAATGATGCATAATAATCGCTGCGGCACTGGCAACATTAAGCGATTCCATATTTGAGCTGATTTTTATTTTAATAAATTCGTCTGTGCGACTCTTTATTTCATCATCAATGCCACGTGATTCATTTCCCAAGACTAAGCAGTAATTATTTTTCACCTTTATTTCTTCAAGATTATGAGCTTTTTGATTCAATAAAGACGCTAATACTTTGAGCTTTTTCATTTTGAGTAAATCAAGGAGTTTTGATCCTTCATCTTGCTCGATATTTAATTTAAATATAGCACCTTTGCTAGCCTGAATGGTTTTACTATTGTAAATATCAGCGCAAAGTTCATCCACAATAATATTCTTGTAACCAAAGGCAACAGCACTACGAAGGATTGCTCCCAGGTTACCAGGATCATTAATTGCATTTAAATAAATCACCGGGTCTTTAAGATTAGTTTTAGTTTCAACTTTAGCAAAAACTGCGCAAATGCCCTGTGGGGTTTCAAGTTCTGAAAAACTTTTGTAAACCTTTTTGTCAACTAAATAATAGTCCAACTTGAGCTCAGTAAATTCTTTATTGTATTTATCTAAAAAGTCTTGGGTGACTATAACTTGCTCCGGTTTTATTTTTCCTGCAATAGCTTCACTAATTATTTTTAAGTTTTCTACCTTGAACAACGCCAACTGTTCTCTATATTTCTTGAGCTTAAGTTTACGTAATAGTTTAATTTTTTCATTGTCCTTGCTGGTAATAGCCATATAAATAGTGTTATAATATAATAAATATAAACATTATGAAAAGTAAAAAATTAATTCCAGTATTATTAATAATTCTAGCAATTCCCTTTGTCACTTTTGCTTTTTCCTGGAAAAGCATGCTTTTCTGGCAAAAGCCAGTTATCGTCGAACCAATTGCAGAATTAAATCCAGTAGAAATATTAAATGCCAATGAAAAATATTCAAACTGGGAAAAAGCGTTCAATAAAACCAATCTTAATCTAGTTACCACTAATCCACAAAACCTAACTCTCTCCGAGTCTGAACTAAATTACATGGTCAAGAAAAGTTTAGCTACTTTAAAAAATCCACCGATTCAGGATCTAAAAATAGACTTATTGGAGGGTGAAGTAGAAATATCTGGATATTTACTGTCTCCATTTAGAGGGAGCATAAGTGCTATTGTTAAGCCCGTCTATAGCTTGGGTAAATTATCACCAGAAGTCACTAAAGTTCGTTTCAAAAAATTGTACTTTCCAAAAAGATTGGCCAACCGTTTATTATCAAAACAGCTCGAACCTTCATTAAACTTGCTGTACTCAGATTCTAGTTTGAAGGATTTACAGATTATTATTAGAAATGATCGAATACAAATAAAATTATAAGCAATATATTTCAAAAAGGCTTTAGGGCCTTTTTTTATTTAAGCTTTTCATTCAAAGTTTCAACATCGCCAACCACCCAACGGTTTATTTCATTTTGATCTTTGTCTATTTGAATAAATGTTGAAGTATGTTCAACTGAGTATTTTTGTTTTAGATTTTCTTCCTTTGCATAATCCACTTTTAAGACCACAGCCTTGTCTGGGATGTCTGATTGTTGTAAATCAAACTTGGTATCAGCAGTCACTGAATACGGATCCCAAGGAGCATAAAAAAACAAAACTACTTTTTTGCCTAAATCTACCTCTCTCCCTAAAACTGTTGGAGAATAATCCAGATACTTAACTGTTTTATCTGTAATAACTAATTCTTTGGTTTCACCAGAGTTGGTTTTGAGTTTAACGGTTTTTTGACCACAACCGGTTATAGAAAACAACATGATCAAAATTAATATTGTAAGTAAGAAATTTTTTTTCATAGATTAAGCCATCTTTCTCAGTTTTTTTATTCTTTCTTCAATTGGTGGATGGGTTGAAAATAGTTTTTTAACTTTTGTTCCGGAAAAAGGATTTGCAATGTAGAGATGTGCAGTTGCTTTCGAAGCTCGAGCTAAAGGCTTATTTTCATAAGCAATCTTTTCTAACGCGCTAGCTAACCCTTCTGGATACCTAGTCAAAAGTGAGGCTGAAGCGTCAGCTAAATATTCTCTTTTCCGAGAAATAGCAAACTTTATAAGCTGGGCAATTATTGGAGAAAGGACTATAAAAACTAAGCCAATGATTATTAAAGCCGGATGACCACCCTTATTGCTACGTGAACGACCACGACCACCCCAAATACTTATCCGCATAAACCAATCTGCCAAGATTGCGATTGCACCAACCAAAACCGTTACTAACATCATAAAACGAATATCATAATTACCAACGTGAGATAACTCATGAGCAATTACCCCTTCTAACTCTTCATTTTCCAACTTTTCAATTGCTCCCTTGGTAACTGCGATTGAAGCTAATTCTGGTTTTCGTCCCGTAGCAAAAGCATTAATTGACGGATCATCGATCAAATAAACTTTTGGTGCTGGCAGGCCAGCTGTAATACAAAGATTTTCTACCATTCGATAAACATATGGATTGTCCGTTTTTTGAATTTCTTTTGCGCCAGAAGCTGACAAGGCTATCTTGTCTCCTTTGAAATATGAAACACTGGTCATTAATAATGAAAACCCAACAGCTATAATCATTCCAAGGTACGGAACTTGGCCTTGGCCACCATATATATAATCATAAGCATAGCCAACACCAAGCAGAACTGCGAAAAAAATCACAATCAAGAACATTGAATTTCTTTTGTTGGAGTCTATCTGGTTGTACATATATTTTATTTTTTAACAACAATAACATTTCCCTTAATTGTATCAGGAACCTTACGCAATTCCGCTTTGAATCCCTTGTCCTGCAAATATTTTATCCTGGCTGAATCCAGCTTTTCCATTGCCTCTTGTCCTTTTTTTCGTTTTTCCAAGTCATTACTATTAGTTAAATCTGACTGACGACAAAGTTGTTTCCACTCTTCTTTGTCAATACCATATGGATTGGCATGATTCTTGGCCATTCCCTGACAACAGGTCATTAAATACAATTCCGGACTGCCTTCAGATTTCGACCAACTATCAATAATATGATCAGCTAAATCACCACAAGGATGTTTGGCTACCCAGGTGCCATCAGGAATTTTATCTTTTCTAATATCAAATTGAACAGGTTCAACACTTTGATCCAAAATTTTATTTAACTCTTCTACATAACGAAGCTGATGTGGATTAATGTCCAAAACCTTAGCTGGTTTACCGGTCTTTTCAGATAAAACACGAGCCATATCACCAGCGCCACCAGCAATGTCAATAATCTCATCACCAGAAATAGTATCAATTATTTTCGAAAAACCAATCATTTCTCGTTTTTTTCTTTTATAAAATTCTTCTGTTTTTTGGGGGAGAGAAGTATCACTATACACCTCTTGCTTAAGTTCAGGTACCATAAAATCTAAAAGAATACAGTTTTCACTGGGTGTTACGTTGTGAACATTAAATTTCCCAGACTTAAGCATCTGCTGAATTTCTTGAGCTCTTTCTGGTGAAAAATCAACAAAAAGCTCCTTCTGCCGTTCCCTATTCAATTCCCCTAAACTTTCCCAAAGTTTATTGAGATAAGTATTAAAAACTCTCGCCCTATTTTTCTGGGAATATAATTCGTCTGCAACATGTTCAGCTACGGAGACTGGTAAATTTTGGTTTTCGAATTTCATACTTAAACTACTAAAATTTAACTTTTACGTTTTCTTTTTCTTTCTCATCGGCTTCAAAAAAATCATACTTTTTAAATCCAATAGCATTAGCAATCATATTTGTTGGGAAAACTTGAATTTTGGTATTGAAGTCACGAACATTACCATTGTAAAATCTTCGAGCAGCTTGGATCTTATTTTCAATATCACTCAACTCATCTTGCAACTTCGCAAAATTAGCAGAAGCCTTCAGGTCAGGATAACTCTCAGCTACTGCGAACAAGGTTTTTAACGCTCCTGACAGCATGTTTTCGGCCTTAGCTTGGTCTTCTGGACTAGCATCCTTGTTATCATGTGATCCCATGGCAGCTGTTCGAGCTTCAGTTACTTTTTGTAAAGTTTCTTGTTCGTGCGTCATGTAACCTTTAACGGTCTCCATTAGATTTGGAATCAAATCATAACGTCGTTTTAACTGAACATCAATATCTGAAGAAGCCTCGTCCACACGATTACGTAAACGAATTAGTCCGTTGTAGACTGCGATTAACCAAACGATAATTACTGCTACAACTGCCAAAATTACATAAATAATTGTTGCTGACATAAATTGTTTATTATTTATAAAATCAACTAAATTATAGTCTATTATAGCAGAAAAATCAACTTTATTTTGTTTTTATTATAAAAAAAGAGCAAGCCAGTGATGGCTTGCTTTGATTGACTACCAACCCCTTCTTTTCTTTAATTTCTTGCGTCGATTTTTTCTAGCTTGCTCTCGATAGGATTCCTTAGCTTTTTCCTGTCGAAGAGCTCTAGCTTCAACCTTGTTTGGCACATGCTCACGTTTGGTTAATTCAGTCTTAATCTCTACAACTGACAACATTCGACCACCTGGTATCGGCGTATGGCCCTTGTGTCGTTTTGACCTAGCTTTTTCTAAATAATTCAACAAGACTTTTGTAGGTAAATTTGGTAAATCATATGGATTAGTCATAATAACCTCCCTTATGACAAAGATTCAAAGAACGAGCACTAAAGCGTATATGCACTAGTTTATCAAGTTCAATGATTTTAAGCAAATATTATAACTACTGTTCTATTGACAATATACAACCAATAAGCTATACTTTAACCTAGGTTAAGAAGTGAAACCTCCGCCACGCGGAGGGGTAACCTAAATTGGTTCCCGACAAACCGATTTAGATTGCTGGTAATACCGGAGTGGGTTAGCTCGCCCTCATCATGGCCCTTGACAGCGGTGTTGGTAAATGAATAGCAGTCAAGTCCATTCTACGACTAGCCCTGCTACCAACCGCGACCGTCTACAGACTAGGAAATACCTCCGCCAAATTGAATGCGCACAATTTGGTTCCGAATGGATATTGGACAAATATGAAACTGGCGAGAAAATTCATATTTGAGAAATATCCAGGTCTAGTCCCTTATTCCGGGGGGTGCGTCAAGCATTTCTTAACCTAAAAGCGCGCCTTGTGCATCATTACGGGGCG from Candidatus Falkowbacteria bacterium includes:
- a CDS encoding J domain-containing protein encodes the protein MTSLLELYDKLLEEEVTLRDYLAGSSSGGSSNSGTSSKGPRKNYYDILGIQPSATSNEIKSAYRKMAKKYHPDVKTAEMNKVSDPDVRAQIEKAFDEKFQNVNEAYQILKDAQQRADYDKTL
- a CDS encoding methionine adenosyltransferase domain-containing protein — protein: MLRTAESVSPMHPDKICDRVSDAILDICLSQDPHSRVAVETMGGHGVITITGEITSGAVFDAEKIAKRIAGDQYQVSVNLVQQSPDIARGVDPGGAGDQGIMVGYACSETPELIPLEVKLSRDLCRVLFSKYKTDGKTQITLENNLISTVVASFQHARAEEMKGLVEEWLKDKNVSENLKIYVNPAGDWSQGGFEADAGVTGRKLIVDNYGPRIPIGGGAFSGKDPSKVDRSAAYMARKIAVDYLQKNNAKEVICHLAYSIGVAEPVMATVEIDGRKENVQGYDLTPKGIITLLELKKPQFEQTAEFGHFGNNFCWDK
- a CDS encoding RNA methyltransferase yields the protein MAITSKDNEKIKLLRKLKLKKYREQLALFKVENLKIISEAIAGKIKPEQVIVTQDFLDKYNKEFTELKLDYYLVDKKVYKSFSELETPQGICAVFAKVETKTNLKDPVIYLNAINDPGNLGAILRSAVAFGYKNIIVDELCADIYNSKTIQASKGAIFKLNIEQDEGSKLLDLLKMKKLKVLASLLNQKAHNLEEIKVKNNYCLVLGNESRGIDDEIKSRTDEFIKIKISSNMESLNVASAAAIIMHHLKNL
- a CDS encoding thioredoxin family protein; protein product: MKKNFLLTILILIMLFSITGCGQKTVKLKTNSGETKELVITDKTVKYLDYSPTVLGREVDLGKKVVLFFYAPWDPYSVTADTKFDLQQSDIPDKAVVLKVDYAKEENLKQKYSVEHTSTFIQIDKDQNEINRWVVGDVETLNEKLK
- a CDS encoding M48 family metallopeptidase, producing the protein MYNQIDSNKRNSMFLIVIFFAVLLGVGYAYDYIYGGQGQVPYLGMIIAVGFSLLMTSVSYFKGDKIALSASGAKEIQKTDNPYVYRMVENLCITAGLPAPKVYLIDDPSINAFATGRKPELASIAVTKGAIEKLENEELEGVIAHELSHVGNYDIRFMMLVTVLVGAIAILADWFMRISIWGGRGRSRSNKGGHPALIIIGLVFIVLSPIIAQLIKFAISRKREYLADASASLLTRYPEGLASALEKIAYENKPLARASKATAHLYIANPFSGTKVKKLFSTHPPIEERIKKLRKMA
- a CDS encoding LemA family protein codes for the protein MSATIIYVILAVVAVIIVWLIAVYNGLIRLRNRVDEASSDIDVQLKRRYDLIPNLMETVKGYMTHEQETLQKVTEARTAAMGSHDNKDASPEDQAKAENMLSGALKTLFAVAESYPDLKASANFAKLQDELSDIENKIQAARRFYNGNVRDFNTKIQVFPTNMIANAIGFKKYDFFEADEKEKENVKVKF